Proteins found in one Ctenopharyngodon idella isolate HZGC_01 chromosome 16, HZGC01, whole genome shotgun sequence genomic segment:
- the slc4a7 gene encoding sodium bicarbonate cotransporter 3 isoform X2, which yields MEEDSNEQMKPLLTTGNDEEAVVDQGKTSSTIHTNFEKEELESHRAVYVGVHVPLGRQSRRRHRHRGHKHHRKRKDRGSEREDGRESPSYDTPSQRVQFILGTEDDDEEHIPHDLFTELDELSFRDGNAYEWKETARWLKFEEDVEDGGERWSKPYVATLSLHSLFELRSCILNGTVMLDMRANTIEEIADMVLDNMVASEQLDESLREKVRDAMMKRHHHQNEKKLSNRIPLVRSFADIGKKHSDPHLLERNGEGLSASRLSLLRRTYSTSTPPSSRRPSRESRGSRSSIILNLFLPSVNSSPAATPNGSPSATPQNTPPTAHRASSSLRSPGPSQQGPELLVARGEREDIPEVMVFPPEEEEEEPQSRSFATKDEKVVHDPARLAQLLPLPQSGLLASPQSAPGSLENSKHSESRMNGAGGSRENSTVDFSKESQSPFHCSCSSLGRGSKRPTVDMNFMKKIPPGAEASNVLVGEVDFLERPIIAFIRLSPAVLLTGLTEVPVPTRFLFLLLGPFGKGGQYHEIGRSIATLMTDEIFHDVAYKAKDRNDLLSGIDEFLDQVTVLPPGEWDPTIRIEPPKSVPSQEKRKMPSMPNGSAPLSEIINEEEHHTGPELKRTGRIFGGLVLDVKRKAPFYWSDVKDAFSLQCLASILFLYCACMSPVITFGGLLGEATKNNISAIESLFGASLTGVAFSLFAGQPLTILGSTGPVLVFEKILFKFCSEYGLSYLPLRTSIGLWTAFLCLVLVATDASSLVCYITRFTEEAFAALICIIFIYEALEKLFQLGEMYPFNMHDNLDNLTFYTCQCSPPANTTDEMVQSWNQSGFTPETIDWSELNVKDCRILHGEFVGPACGHNGPYIPDVLFWSVILFFTTFFLSSFLKQFKTKRYFPTKVRSSISDFAVFLTIMIMVLVDYLVGVPSPKLHVPDTFEPTSKNRGWLISPLGDNPTWTLIAAAIPALLCTILIFMDQQITAVIINRKEHKLKKGCGYHLDLLVVAVMLGVCSVMGLPWFVAATVLSISHVNSLKVESECSAPGEQPKFLGIREQRVTGFMIFVLMGLSVFMTSILKFIPMPVLYGVFLYMGVSSLRGIQFFDRIKLFGMPAKHQPDLIYLRYVPLWKVHIFTIVQLTCLVLLWVIKASAAAVVFPMMVLALVFVRKLLDFCFTKRELSWLDDLMPESKKKKEDDKKKKAKEEAQRMMEAGGGIEIPYDGDHLEIPVKTLKVSIDPSVVNISDEMAKTAVWRAVSMSSDSAKVLKPSASDEKTASIKINVEDEHGDKCVDAETSI from the exons GTCACAGGGCAGTTTATGTGGGCGTACATGTCCCTTTAGGAAGACAAAGCAGACGTAGACATCGCCACCGTGGTCACAAGCACCATCGGAAAAGGAAGGACAGAGGGTCTGAGCGAGAGGACGGGCGAGAATCACCATCATACG ACACTCCCTCACAGAGGGTCCAGTTTATTCTCGGCACtgaggatgatgatgaggagCATATTCCTCATGACCTCTTCACTGAGCTCGACGAGCTGTCTTTCCGTGATGGAAACGCTTACGAGTGGAAAGAGACAGCCAG GTGGTTGAAGTTTGAAGAGGATGTAGAGGATGGAGGAGAACGCTGGAGCAAGCCCTATGTCGCCACGCTTTCCCTGCACAGCCTGTTTGAGTTACGGAGCTGCATTCTCAATGGCACTGTCATGCTGGACATGAGAGCAAACACCATTGAGGAGATAGCAG ACATGGTATTGGACAACATGGTGGCGTCTGAGCAGCTGGATGAGAGTTTGAGGGAGAAGGTGCGGGACGCCATGATGAAGAGACATCACCACCAGAATGAGAAGAAGCTCAGCAATCGCATCCCACTTGTACGCTCCTTCGCCGACATAGGCAAGAAACATTCAGACCCGCACTTGCTTGAGAGGAATG GGGAGGGTCTCTCTGCTTCCCGTCTGTCCCTCCTTAGACGTACCTACTCCACCTCCACTCCCCCCAGCTCGCGCCGTCCCTCCAGAGAGTCCCGCGGTTCCCGTTCCTCCATCATTCTCAACCTCTTTCTGCCCAGCGTCAACTCCTCCCCTGCCGCCACCCCCAACGGCTCCCCTTCCGCCACCCCTCAAAACACACCCCCTACCGCCCACCGCGCTTCATCATCTCTCCGCTCCCCAGGACCCTCTCAGCAGGGGCCCGAGCTGCTGGTGGCacggggagagagagaggacatTCCAGAGGTCATGGTGTTCCCGcctgaagaggaggaggaggaaccGCAGTCACGGTCTTTCGCCACTAAGGATGAGAAGGTGGTTCATGACCCGGCCAGGCTGGCACAGCTATTGCCCCTACCGCAGTCAG GTCTCCTTGCATCCCCCCAGTCGGCCCCGGGAAGCCTGGAGAACAGCAAGCACAGTGAAAGCCGTATGAATGGCGCTGGTGGCAGCCGGGAAAACAGCACTGTGGACTTTAGCAAG GAGAGCCAATCCCCTTTTCACTGTAGTTGCAGCTCTCTGGGAAGGGGCAGCAAAAGGCCTACA GTGGACATGAATTTCATGAAGAAAATTCCTCCAGGCGCTGAGGCTTCAAATGTTTTGGTGGGGGAAGTTGATTTCCTTGAGCGTCCAATCATTGCCTTCATCCGTCTCTCACCTGCTGTTCTTCTCACTGGACTGACCGAAGTTCCCGTTCCAACAAG GTTTCTCTTCTTGCTGCTGGGGCCTTTCGGTAAAGGGGGCCAATACCACGAGATTGGCAGGTCTATAGCTACTTTAATGACAGATGAG ATCTTTCATGATGTAGCGTACAAAGCCAAAGACAGGAATGACCTTCTGTCCGGCATAGATGAGTTCTTGGACCAGGTGACAGTGCTGCCTCCAGGAGAATGGGACCCCACGATACGAATCGAGCCTCCAAAGAGCGTTCCATCTCAG GAGAAGAGGAAGATGCCTTCCATGCCTAATGGCTCTGCTCCACTATCAGAGATTATCAATGAAGAGGAACACCACACGGGACCTGAACTCAAGAGGACAGGACG GATATTCGGGGGTCTGGTGCTAGATGTGAAGCGGAAAGCTCCGTTTTACTGGAGCGATGTGAAGGACGCTTTCAGCCTGCAGTGTTTAGCTTCTATTCTTTTCCTCTATTGCGCCTGCATGTCCCCCGTCATCACCTTCGGAGGCCTTCTGGGGGAAGCCACCAAAAACAACATA agTGCCATTGAGTCTCTGTTTGGAGCTTCACTGACCGGTGTGGCCTTCTCTCTGTTTGCTGGTCAGCCTCTCACTATCCTGGGCAGCACTGGGCCAGTTCTAGTTTTTGAGAAAATTCTTTTTAAGTTCTGCAG TGAATACGGTCTGTCCTACCTCCCTCTGCGCACTAGCATTGGCCTTTGGACAGCCTTCTTGTGCCTTGTGCTGGTTGCCACAGATGCCAGCTCTCTGGTGTGCTATATAACGAGATTCACAGAGGAAGCCTTCGCTGCTCTCATCTGCATCATTTTTATCTATGAGGCCTTGGAGAAACTCTTCCAACTGGGGGAGATGTACCCTTTCAACATGCATGACAATTTGGACAACCTCACATTTTACAC atgTCAGTGTTCACCTCCAGCCAATACCACAGATGAGATGGTACAGTCATGGAATCAGTCAGGGTTTACTCCAGAGACCATTGACTGGAGTGAGCTTAATGTGAAA GATTGCAGGATACTCCATGGCGAGTTTGTGGGTCCTGCTTGTGGACATAATGGCCCGTACATCCCTGATGTATTGTTCTGGTCTGTCATTCTCTTCTTCACCACTTTCTTCCTGTCATCCTTCCTCAAGCAGTTCAAGACCAAGCGATATTTCCCCACTAAG GTCCGCTCTTCCATCAGTGACTTTGCAGTTTTTCTAACCATCATGATTATGGTCTTGGTTGATTACTTGGTGGGCGTCCCCTCTCCTAAACTACATGTCCCAGATACCTTTGAG CCAACTTCTAAGAATCGAGGCTGGCTGATCTCACCTCTGGGTGATAACCCCACATGGACGTTGATCGCAGCAGCCATCCCTGCCCTGCTGTGCACCATCCTCATCTTCATGGATCAGCAGATCACCGCTGTCATCATCAACCGTAAAGAACACAAGCTCAAG AAAGGCTGTGGGTATCATCTTGACCTTTTGGTGGTGGCTGTGATGCTCGGAGTGTGTTCTGTGATGGGCTTGCCCTGGTTCGTCGCTGCCACTgtcctctccatctctcacgTCAACAGCCTGAAGGTGGAGTCGGAGTGTTCAGCCCCGGGAGAGCAGCCAAAGTTCCTGGGTATCCGTGAGCAGAGGGTTACCGGGTTCATGATCTTTGTGCTTATGGGTCTCTCTGTCTTTATGACATCTATTCTAAAG TTTATACCAATGCCCGTGTTGTATGGAGTGTTCCTCTACATGGGTGTGTCCTCACTCAGAGGCATACAG TTCTTTGACCGTATTAAACTGTTTGGGATGCCTGCAaagcaccagcctgacctgaTCTACCTGAGATACGTGCCGCTGTGGAAGGTTCATATATTCACAATAGTTCAGCTCACCTGCCTGGTGCTGCTTTGGGTCATCAAAGCGTCTGCTGCTGCGGTGGTCTTCCCTATGATG GTTCTTGCTCTGGTATTTGTGCGGAAGCTTCTAGATTTCTGCTTTACGAAGAGGGAGCTTAGCTGGTTGGATGACCTAATGCCAGAAAGCAAGAAGAAAAAGGAAgatgacaaaaagaaaaaagcaaaagAG GAAGCACAGCGCATGATGGAGGCAGGAGGAGGAATAGAGATCCCTTATGATGGTGATCACCTGGAAATCCCTGTGAAGACCCTTAAAGTCAG
- the slc4a7 gene encoding sodium bicarbonate cotransporter 3 isoform X5, with protein sequence MQDFWGDVVNLRTTRGATKFSGNDEEAVVDQGKTSSTIHTNFEKEELESHRAVYVGVHVPLGRQSRRRHRHRGHKHHRKRKDRGSEREDGRESPSYDTPSQRVQFILGTEDDDEEHIPHDLFTELDELSFRDGNAYEWKETARWLKFEEDVEDGGERWSKPYVATLSLHSLFELRSCILNGTVMLDMRANTIEEIADMVLDNMVASEQLDESLREKVRDAMMKRHHHQNEKKLSNRIPLVRSFADIGKKHSDPHLLERNGEGLSASRLSLLRRTYSTSTPPSSRRPSRESRGSRSSIILNLFLPSVNSSPAATPNGSPSATPQNTPPTAHRASSSLRSPGPSQQGPELLVARGEREDIPEVMVFPPEEEEEEPQSRSFATKDEKVVHDPARLAQLLPLPQSGLLASPQSAPGSLENSKHSESRMNGAGGSRENSTVDFSKESQSPFHCSCSSLGRGSKRPTVDMNFMKKIPPGAEASNVLVGEVDFLERPIIAFIRLSPAVLLTGLTEVPVPTRFLFLLLGPFGKGGQYHEIGRSIATLMTDEIFHDVAYKAKDRNDLLSGIDEFLDQVTVLPPGEWDPTIRIEPPKSVPSQEKRKMPSMPNGSAPLSEIINEEEHHTGPELKRTGRIFGGLVLDVKRKAPFYWSDVKDAFSLQCLASILFLYCACMSPVITFGGLLGEATKNNISAIESLFGASLTGVAFSLFAGQPLTILGSTGPVLVFEKILFKFCSEYGLSYLPLRTSIGLWTAFLCLVLVATDASSLVCYITRFTEEAFAALICIIFIYEALEKLFQLGEMYPFNMHDNLDNLTFYTCQCSPPANTTDEMVQSWNQSGFTPETIDWSELNVKDCRILHGEFVGPACGHNGPYIPDVLFWSVILFFTTFFLSSFLKQFKTKRYFPTKVRSSISDFAVFLTIMIMVLVDYLVGVPSPKLHVPDTFEPTSKNRGWLISPLGDNPTWTLIAAAIPALLCTILIFMDQQITAVIINRKEHKLKKGCGYHLDLLVVAVMLGVCSVMGLPWFVAATVLSISHVNSLKVESECSAPGEQPKFLGIREQRVTGFMIFVLMGLSVFMTSILKFIPMPVLYGVFLYMGVSSLRGIQFFDRIKLFGMPAKHQPDLIYLRYVPLWKVHIFTIVQLTCLVLLWVIKASAAAVVFPMMVLALVFVRKLLDFCFTKRELSWLDDLMPESKKKKEDDKKKKAKEEAQRMMEAGGGIEIPYDGDHLEIPVKTLKVSDEKTASIKINVEDEHGDKCVDAETSI encoded by the exons GTCACAGGGCAGTTTATGTGGGCGTACATGTCCCTTTAGGAAGACAAAGCAGACGTAGACATCGCCACCGTGGTCACAAGCACCATCGGAAAAGGAAGGACAGAGGGTCTGAGCGAGAGGACGGGCGAGAATCACCATCATACG ACACTCCCTCACAGAGGGTCCAGTTTATTCTCGGCACtgaggatgatgatgaggagCATATTCCTCATGACCTCTTCACTGAGCTCGACGAGCTGTCTTTCCGTGATGGAAACGCTTACGAGTGGAAAGAGACAGCCAG GTGGTTGAAGTTTGAAGAGGATGTAGAGGATGGAGGAGAACGCTGGAGCAAGCCCTATGTCGCCACGCTTTCCCTGCACAGCCTGTTTGAGTTACGGAGCTGCATTCTCAATGGCACTGTCATGCTGGACATGAGAGCAAACACCATTGAGGAGATAGCAG ACATGGTATTGGACAACATGGTGGCGTCTGAGCAGCTGGATGAGAGTTTGAGGGAGAAGGTGCGGGACGCCATGATGAAGAGACATCACCACCAGAATGAGAAGAAGCTCAGCAATCGCATCCCACTTGTACGCTCCTTCGCCGACATAGGCAAGAAACATTCAGACCCGCACTTGCTTGAGAGGAATG GGGAGGGTCTCTCTGCTTCCCGTCTGTCCCTCCTTAGACGTACCTACTCCACCTCCACTCCCCCCAGCTCGCGCCGTCCCTCCAGAGAGTCCCGCGGTTCCCGTTCCTCCATCATTCTCAACCTCTTTCTGCCCAGCGTCAACTCCTCCCCTGCCGCCACCCCCAACGGCTCCCCTTCCGCCACCCCTCAAAACACACCCCCTACCGCCCACCGCGCTTCATCATCTCTCCGCTCCCCAGGACCCTCTCAGCAGGGGCCCGAGCTGCTGGTGGCacggggagagagagaggacatTCCAGAGGTCATGGTGTTCCCGcctgaagaggaggaggaggaaccGCAGTCACGGTCTTTCGCCACTAAGGATGAGAAGGTGGTTCATGACCCGGCCAGGCTGGCACAGCTATTGCCCCTACCGCAGTCAG GTCTCCTTGCATCCCCCCAGTCGGCCCCGGGAAGCCTGGAGAACAGCAAGCACAGTGAAAGCCGTATGAATGGCGCTGGTGGCAGCCGGGAAAACAGCACTGTGGACTTTAGCAAG GAGAGCCAATCCCCTTTTCACTGTAGTTGCAGCTCTCTGGGAAGGGGCAGCAAAAGGCCTACA GTGGACATGAATTTCATGAAGAAAATTCCTCCAGGCGCTGAGGCTTCAAATGTTTTGGTGGGGGAAGTTGATTTCCTTGAGCGTCCAATCATTGCCTTCATCCGTCTCTCACCTGCTGTTCTTCTCACTGGACTGACCGAAGTTCCCGTTCCAACAAG GTTTCTCTTCTTGCTGCTGGGGCCTTTCGGTAAAGGGGGCCAATACCACGAGATTGGCAGGTCTATAGCTACTTTAATGACAGATGAG ATCTTTCATGATGTAGCGTACAAAGCCAAAGACAGGAATGACCTTCTGTCCGGCATAGATGAGTTCTTGGACCAGGTGACAGTGCTGCCTCCAGGAGAATGGGACCCCACGATACGAATCGAGCCTCCAAAGAGCGTTCCATCTCAG GAGAAGAGGAAGATGCCTTCCATGCCTAATGGCTCTGCTCCACTATCAGAGATTATCAATGAAGAGGAACACCACACGGGACCTGAACTCAAGAGGACAGGACG GATATTCGGGGGTCTGGTGCTAGATGTGAAGCGGAAAGCTCCGTTTTACTGGAGCGATGTGAAGGACGCTTTCAGCCTGCAGTGTTTAGCTTCTATTCTTTTCCTCTATTGCGCCTGCATGTCCCCCGTCATCACCTTCGGAGGCCTTCTGGGGGAAGCCACCAAAAACAACATA agTGCCATTGAGTCTCTGTTTGGAGCTTCACTGACCGGTGTGGCCTTCTCTCTGTTTGCTGGTCAGCCTCTCACTATCCTGGGCAGCACTGGGCCAGTTCTAGTTTTTGAGAAAATTCTTTTTAAGTTCTGCAG TGAATACGGTCTGTCCTACCTCCCTCTGCGCACTAGCATTGGCCTTTGGACAGCCTTCTTGTGCCTTGTGCTGGTTGCCACAGATGCCAGCTCTCTGGTGTGCTATATAACGAGATTCACAGAGGAAGCCTTCGCTGCTCTCATCTGCATCATTTTTATCTATGAGGCCTTGGAGAAACTCTTCCAACTGGGGGAGATGTACCCTTTCAACATGCATGACAATTTGGACAACCTCACATTTTACAC atgTCAGTGTTCACCTCCAGCCAATACCACAGATGAGATGGTACAGTCATGGAATCAGTCAGGGTTTACTCCAGAGACCATTGACTGGAGTGAGCTTAATGTGAAA GATTGCAGGATACTCCATGGCGAGTTTGTGGGTCCTGCTTGTGGACATAATGGCCCGTACATCCCTGATGTATTGTTCTGGTCTGTCATTCTCTTCTTCACCACTTTCTTCCTGTCATCCTTCCTCAAGCAGTTCAAGACCAAGCGATATTTCCCCACTAAG GTCCGCTCTTCCATCAGTGACTTTGCAGTTTTTCTAACCATCATGATTATGGTCTTGGTTGATTACTTGGTGGGCGTCCCCTCTCCTAAACTACATGTCCCAGATACCTTTGAG CCAACTTCTAAGAATCGAGGCTGGCTGATCTCACCTCTGGGTGATAACCCCACATGGACGTTGATCGCAGCAGCCATCCCTGCCCTGCTGTGCACCATCCTCATCTTCATGGATCAGCAGATCACCGCTGTCATCATCAACCGTAAAGAACACAAGCTCAAG AAAGGCTGTGGGTATCATCTTGACCTTTTGGTGGTGGCTGTGATGCTCGGAGTGTGTTCTGTGATGGGCTTGCCCTGGTTCGTCGCTGCCACTgtcctctccatctctcacgTCAACAGCCTGAAGGTGGAGTCGGAGTGTTCAGCCCCGGGAGAGCAGCCAAAGTTCCTGGGTATCCGTGAGCAGAGGGTTACCGGGTTCATGATCTTTGTGCTTATGGGTCTCTCTGTCTTTATGACATCTATTCTAAAG TTTATACCAATGCCCGTGTTGTATGGAGTGTTCCTCTACATGGGTGTGTCCTCACTCAGAGGCATACAG TTCTTTGACCGTATTAAACTGTTTGGGATGCCTGCAaagcaccagcctgacctgaTCTACCTGAGATACGTGCCGCTGTGGAAGGTTCATATATTCACAATAGTTCAGCTCACCTGCCTGGTGCTGCTTTGGGTCATCAAAGCGTCTGCTGCTGCGGTGGTCTTCCCTATGATG GTTCTTGCTCTGGTATTTGTGCGGAAGCTTCTAGATTTCTGCTTTACGAAGAGGGAGCTTAGCTGGTTGGATGACCTAATGCCAGAAAGCAAGAAGAAAAAGGAAgatgacaaaaagaaaaaagcaaaagAG GAAGCACAGCGCATGATGGAGGCAGGAGGAGGAATAGAGATCCCTTATGATGGTGATCACCTGGAAATCCCTGTGAAGACCCTTAAAGTCAG
- the slc4a7 gene encoding sodium bicarbonate cotransporter 3 isoform X6, translating into MQDFWGDVVNLRTTRGATKFSGNDEEAVVDQGKTSSTIHTNFEKEELESHRAVYVGVHVPLGRQSRRRHRHRGHKHHRKRKDRGSEREDGRESPSYDTPSQRVQFILGTEDDDEEHIPHDLFTELDELSFRDGNAYEWKETARWLKFEEDVEDGGERWSKPYVATLSLHSLFELRSCILNGTVMLDMRANTIEEIADMVLDNMVASEQLDESLREKVRDAMMKRHHHQNEKKLSNRIPLVRSFADIGKKHSDPHLLERNGEGLSASRLSLLRRTYSTSTPPSSRRPSRESRGSRSSIILNLFLPSVNSSPAATPNGSPSATPQNTPPTAHRASSSLRSPGPSQQGPELLVARGEREDIPEVMVFPPEEEEEEPQSRSFATKDEKVVHDPARLAQLLPLPQSGLLASPQSAPGSLENSKHSESRMNGAGGSRENSTVDFSKVDMNFMKKIPPGAEASNVLVGEVDFLERPIIAFIRLSPAVLLTGLTEVPVPTRFLFLLLGPFGKGGQYHEIGRSIATLMTDEIFHDVAYKAKDRNDLLSGIDEFLDQVTVLPPGEWDPTIRIEPPKSVPSQEKRKMPSMPNGSAPLSEIINEEEHHTGPELKRTGRIFGGLVLDVKRKAPFYWSDVKDAFSLQCLASILFLYCACMSPVITFGGLLGEATKNNISAIESLFGASLTGVAFSLFAGQPLTILGSTGPVLVFEKILFKFCSEYGLSYLPLRTSIGLWTAFLCLVLVATDASSLVCYITRFTEEAFAALICIIFIYEALEKLFQLGEMYPFNMHDNLDNLTFYTCQCSPPANTTDEMVQSWNQSGFTPETIDWSELNVKDCRILHGEFVGPACGHNGPYIPDVLFWSVILFFTTFFLSSFLKQFKTKRYFPTKVRSSISDFAVFLTIMIMVLVDYLVGVPSPKLHVPDTFEPTSKNRGWLISPLGDNPTWTLIAAAIPALLCTILIFMDQQITAVIINRKEHKLKKGCGYHLDLLVVAVMLGVCSVMGLPWFVAATVLSISHVNSLKVESECSAPGEQPKFLGIREQRVTGFMIFVLMGLSVFMTSILKFIPMPVLYGVFLYMGVSSLRGIQFFDRIKLFGMPAKHQPDLIYLRYVPLWKVHIFTIVQLTCLVLLWVIKASAAAVVFPMMVLALVFVRKLLDFCFTKRELSWLDDLMPESKKKKEDDKKKKAKEEAQRMMEAGGGIEIPYDGDHLEIPVKTLKVSDEKTASIKINVEDEHGDKCVDAETSI; encoded by the exons GTCACAGGGCAGTTTATGTGGGCGTACATGTCCCTTTAGGAAGACAAAGCAGACGTAGACATCGCCACCGTGGTCACAAGCACCATCGGAAAAGGAAGGACAGAGGGTCTGAGCGAGAGGACGGGCGAGAATCACCATCATACG ACACTCCCTCACAGAGGGTCCAGTTTATTCTCGGCACtgaggatgatgatgaggagCATATTCCTCATGACCTCTTCACTGAGCTCGACGAGCTGTCTTTCCGTGATGGAAACGCTTACGAGTGGAAAGAGACAGCCAG GTGGTTGAAGTTTGAAGAGGATGTAGAGGATGGAGGAGAACGCTGGAGCAAGCCCTATGTCGCCACGCTTTCCCTGCACAGCCTGTTTGAGTTACGGAGCTGCATTCTCAATGGCACTGTCATGCTGGACATGAGAGCAAACACCATTGAGGAGATAGCAG ACATGGTATTGGACAACATGGTGGCGTCTGAGCAGCTGGATGAGAGTTTGAGGGAGAAGGTGCGGGACGCCATGATGAAGAGACATCACCACCAGAATGAGAAGAAGCTCAGCAATCGCATCCCACTTGTACGCTCCTTCGCCGACATAGGCAAGAAACATTCAGACCCGCACTTGCTTGAGAGGAATG GGGAGGGTCTCTCTGCTTCCCGTCTGTCCCTCCTTAGACGTACCTACTCCACCTCCACTCCCCCCAGCTCGCGCCGTCCCTCCAGAGAGTCCCGCGGTTCCCGTTCCTCCATCATTCTCAACCTCTTTCTGCCCAGCGTCAACTCCTCCCCTGCCGCCACCCCCAACGGCTCCCCTTCCGCCACCCCTCAAAACACACCCCCTACCGCCCACCGCGCTTCATCATCTCTCCGCTCCCCAGGACCCTCTCAGCAGGGGCCCGAGCTGCTGGTGGCacggggagagagagaggacatTCCAGAGGTCATGGTGTTCCCGcctgaagaggaggaggaggaaccGCAGTCACGGTCTTTCGCCACTAAGGATGAGAAGGTGGTTCATGACCCGGCCAGGCTGGCACAGCTATTGCCCCTACCGCAGTCAG GTCTCCTTGCATCCCCCCAGTCGGCCCCGGGAAGCCTGGAGAACAGCAAGCACAGTGAAAGCCGTATGAATGGCGCTGGTGGCAGCCGGGAAAACAGCACTGTGGACTTTAGCAAG GTGGACATGAATTTCATGAAGAAAATTCCTCCAGGCGCTGAGGCTTCAAATGTTTTGGTGGGGGAAGTTGATTTCCTTGAGCGTCCAATCATTGCCTTCATCCGTCTCTCACCTGCTGTTCTTCTCACTGGACTGACCGAAGTTCCCGTTCCAACAAG GTTTCTCTTCTTGCTGCTGGGGCCTTTCGGTAAAGGGGGCCAATACCACGAGATTGGCAGGTCTATAGCTACTTTAATGACAGATGAG ATCTTTCATGATGTAGCGTACAAAGCCAAAGACAGGAATGACCTTCTGTCCGGCATAGATGAGTTCTTGGACCAGGTGACAGTGCTGCCTCCAGGAGAATGGGACCCCACGATACGAATCGAGCCTCCAAAGAGCGTTCCATCTCAG GAGAAGAGGAAGATGCCTTCCATGCCTAATGGCTCTGCTCCACTATCAGAGATTATCAATGAAGAGGAACACCACACGGGACCTGAACTCAAGAGGACAGGACG GATATTCGGGGGTCTGGTGCTAGATGTGAAGCGGAAAGCTCCGTTTTACTGGAGCGATGTGAAGGACGCTTTCAGCCTGCAGTGTTTAGCTTCTATTCTTTTCCTCTATTGCGCCTGCATGTCCCCCGTCATCACCTTCGGAGGCCTTCTGGGGGAAGCCACCAAAAACAACATA agTGCCATTGAGTCTCTGTTTGGAGCTTCACTGACCGGTGTGGCCTTCTCTCTGTTTGCTGGTCAGCCTCTCACTATCCTGGGCAGCACTGGGCCAGTTCTAGTTTTTGAGAAAATTCTTTTTAAGTTCTGCAG TGAATACGGTCTGTCCTACCTCCCTCTGCGCACTAGCATTGGCCTTTGGACAGCCTTCTTGTGCCTTGTGCTGGTTGCCACAGATGCCAGCTCTCTGGTGTGCTATATAACGAGATTCACAGAGGAAGCCTTCGCTGCTCTCATCTGCATCATTTTTATCTATGAGGCCTTGGAGAAACTCTTCCAACTGGGGGAGATGTACCCTTTCAACATGCATGACAATTTGGACAACCTCACATTTTACAC atgTCAGTGTTCACCTCCAGCCAATACCACAGATGAGATGGTACAGTCATGGAATCAGTCAGGGTTTACTCCAGAGACCATTGACTGGAGTGAGCTTAATGTGAAA GATTGCAGGATACTCCATGGCGAGTTTGTGGGTCCTGCTTGTGGACATAATGGCCCGTACATCCCTGATGTATTGTTCTGGTCTGTCATTCTCTTCTTCACCACTTTCTTCCTGTCATCCTTCCTCAAGCAGTTCAAGACCAAGCGATATTTCCCCACTAAG GTCCGCTCTTCCATCAGTGACTTTGCAGTTTTTCTAACCATCATGATTATGGTCTTGGTTGATTACTTGGTGGGCGTCCCCTCTCCTAAACTACATGTCCCAGATACCTTTGAG CCAACTTCTAAGAATCGAGGCTGGCTGATCTCACCTCTGGGTGATAACCCCACATGGACGTTGATCGCAGCAGCCATCCCTGCCCTGCTGTGCACCATCCTCATCTTCATGGATCAGCAGATCACCGCTGTCATCATCAACCGTAAAGAACACAAGCTCAAG AAAGGCTGTGGGTATCATCTTGACCTTTTGGTGGTGGCTGTGATGCTCGGAGTGTGTTCTGTGATGGGCTTGCCCTGGTTCGTCGCTGCCACTgtcctctccatctctcacgTCAACAGCCTGAAGGTGGAGTCGGAGTGTTCAGCCCCGGGAGAGCAGCCAAAGTTCCTGGGTATCCGTGAGCAGAGGGTTACCGGGTTCATGATCTTTGTGCTTATGGGTCTCTCTGTCTTTATGACATCTATTCTAAAG TTTATACCAATGCCCGTGTTGTATGGAGTGTTCCTCTACATGGGTGTGTCCTCACTCAGAGGCATACAG TTCTTTGACCGTATTAAACTGTTTGGGATGCCTGCAaagcaccagcctgacctgaTCTACCTGAGATACGTGCCGCTGTGGAAGGTTCATATATTCACAATAGTTCAGCTCACCTGCCTGGTGCTGCTTTGGGTCATCAAAGCGTCTGCTGCTGCGGTGGTCTTCCCTATGATG GTTCTTGCTCTGGTATTTGTGCGGAAGCTTCTAGATTTCTGCTTTACGAAGAGGGAGCTTAGCTGGTTGGATGACCTAATGCCAGAAAGCAAGAAGAAAAAGGAAgatgacaaaaagaaaaaagcaaaagAG GAAGCACAGCGCATGATGGAGGCAGGAGGAGGAATAGAGATCCCTTATGATGGTGATCACCTGGAAATCCCTGTGAAGACCCTTAAAGTCAG